The Nocardioides marmorisolisilvae genomic interval CCGTCGAAGCCACGGAAGGTCAGCCGCACCCAGTCCAGGTCGGCAGCGGCTACCGGACAGGCGGGTCGCCAGGTGGAGCGGGCCAGCACCCGGGCGGGCGCGCGCTCGATCCGGGAGGCGAAGCCGTGGCCGGGCAGCATCGGTACCGTGTCCGGAAGCGTGAACCGACGGTCACGGAGCACCTTCGGGGTCGGCTCGATCCTGCCGAAGCCGCCGGGCTGGTGCGGCAGCACCCGGGTCCCGAGCCACGACGGCGGCACGGTCCCGGGTGCGGACCGCTGCCGGTGCGGGGTGCGCTCGGCCCGGTGAGTCCGGTGAGTCCGGTGAATCCGGTGAGTCCGGTGCGGAGCGCGCGAGGCTGAGACCTGTGCGGACGTCGACGGGTGTGGCTGCGTATCCCTGCCCTGGTGCGGAGCCGAGCCGCAGCCCGCGGTCACGAGCGCCACGCACAGCAGGCCGAGCACGAGAGGCAGGCGGAGCAGCCGTGGCATCAATATCCCTGGGGCTGGTCGAAGAAGTTGTCCGGGTCGTAGGCCCGCTTCACCGCGGCGAGTCGGGCGGCGTTCGCACCGAAGTACGCCGTCCGGTGGTGCCGGACCGCACGGTCGGCGTAGTTGACGTACGCATGGTCTCCCCAGTACGGCATCAGCGTCGACCGGAACCGTCGGACGTAGGCACTGGCGTCGTGTCCGCGCTGGCCGGAGTACGTCGCGGTGTACTGGACGGTCATCAGGGCCCGCCGGTGCACGAACGCGGTCTCCGTGGGGGACAGGTCGCGGACGTGGCCGCCGAGGGCGTCCATCGAGATCCCGGCCTCATGCAGCCCGGAGGACTGGGCCCGCTCGACCTCGCCGAGCAACTCCGCGATGCCTGCAGAGGGCAGCGCCTCGTAGCCGACGTGGGAGGTGGCCGCGAATGCCTCGCGGGTGAGCGAGCCACCCGGCCCGGTATGGCAACGCGAAGCCGGAATGGTCGCACAGCCTGCGTAGGTCATCATCGCCTCGTGGTAGCCACGCACGTGCGTGGTCCGGACCGACGGGGCCGGGGCGTGCGCGAGGAGCCCGGCGAGCTGGCGGTCGAGCGTTCCTGTGGGCCCGGTCCAGGTGCCCGAGAGCAGCAGCGTGGGACCGCCCGGATGAGCGCCCCCGCCGAGCGCCTTCAGGGTCGACCACAACCGCGGGTCCGCATCAGGGGCCCAGTCCTGCCAGGCCTCGATCACCCGAGCAGCGGCCGAGAACGGCCAGCCCAGGTAGAAGGTGGTCAGCGTCGGCGCCGCCGTGGTCGCGAACCGCAGTGAGGTGACCACGCCCAGGTGCCCGCCTCCGCCGCCGCGCAGCGCCCAGAACAGGTCGGGATGCCGGTCCGGGTCGACGACGCGCAACCTGCCGTCGGCGGTGACCACCTCCAGCGACCGCATCGCGTCACAGGTGAGTCCCATCGCCCGGGTCAGTACGCCGACGCCGCCGCCGAGGGCCAGCCCGCTGATCCCGACGGTCGCGCACGAGCCGCCGGCCAGGGCCCGTCCCCGGTTCCCGAGGACGTCGTACACCCGGGCCAGCGCGGCACCGGCGCCGATCGAGGCTGTCCCGGAGGGGTGCACGGCGACCCGGTCGAGGTCGCGGCAGTCCAGGACCAGTGCGCTGGGCATCCCGGTTCCGGGCGCGCCGCCCGCGGACCAGCCCGGATAGCTATGGCCGCCCGACCGCACCGCCACCGGTACGCCGTGGTCCCGCGCCCAGGTGACCGCAATCGCCACGTCAGAGGCGGAGGCGACGGTGAGGACGGCCAGCGGGTGGTTGTCGTCGTACCGGGGGTTCTCGGTGCGCCGGACCCTGTTGTAGCCAGCGTCGCCCGGACGCCTCAGGAGGCCCCGGACATGCCGGCGCAGATCGCCCCAGGGGACCGGACCGGTGCTCGACGGGGGCGACGAAGGGAGCCGCGGGGTGGACCCTGCCGCCGGAGCCGCCACGGTGGCGCCGGGGCCGCCGCTGCAGCCGGCCACCAGGCCGGCGGCGCCCGCAATCAGCAGGGCCCGACGACCGAGAGTCGATGGATTCGTGCGCACGTCCCCATGGTGCCTCGGACAGCGCACAGTCGGGGCCATGCAATCCCGGGATCAAGCAGTCTCATCGTGCGGGCTACCTGTCGGTAACTAGGATGTGCGCATGGAGCGCACCATCTACGACGCCGACCACGAGTCCTTCCGCGAGTCCGTCCGCGAGTTCCTCGCCCGCGAGGTCGAGCCCCACCTCGAGAAGTACGAGCAGAACCACGGGCTCGACCGCGAGTTCTGGCGCGCCGCCGGCGCGCAGGGGTTCCTCGGACTGGAGATCCCCGAGCAGTACGGCGGCCAGTTGGAGCCAGGGGCCGGCGACTACCGGTTCAATGCCGTGCTCACCGAGGAGCTCGCGCGAGTCAACATGGCGCTCGCCTCGTGCGTCGGCATCCACGCCGACATCGTCGCGCCGTACCTGGTGCACCTGACCACCGAGGAGCAGCGCGAGCGCTGGCTGCCCCCGTACGCCACCGGCGAGCTGCTGGGCGCGATCGGGATGACCGAGCCGAGCGTCGGCTCGGACCTGGCGAACCTGCGGACCACGGCCGTGCAGGACGGCGACAGCTGGGTGATCAACGGCTCGAAGACGTTCATCACCAACGGCTTCAGCGCGGACCTCGTCGTGGTGGCCGCCCGCACCTCGCCGGAGAAGAAGGCGAAGGGGATCTCGCTGTTCGGCGTCGAGACGGCGAACCCCGGCTTCGCGCTGGGTCGCAAGCTCGACAAGGTCGGCCAGGACGAGTCCGACACCGCCGAGATGTCCTTCACCGACCTGAGGGTGAGCAACGACGACCTGATCGGGCCGCTCGACACCGGGTTCGTCTCGATGATGCAGTTCCTGCCGCAGGAGCGGCTCAACTGCGCTGTCGCGAACCTGGCGCACGCCCGGCAGATCCTCGACGAGACGATCCAGTACGCCAAGGAGCGCGAGGCGTTCGGCCAGCCGATCGGCAGGTTCCAGAACACCCAGTTCCTGCTTGCCGAGCTGGTCACCAAGGCGGACGTCACCCAGGCCTTCATCGACCAGTGCGTGACCGCGCACGCTGCCGGCAGGCTCACCCCGGTGGACGCCGCGAAGGCCAAGTGGTGGAGCTCGCAGGTGCAGAACGAGATCCTTGACCATTGCGTGCAGGTCCACGGCGGCTACGGCTACATGAACGAGTACCGGGTCGCCCGCGCCTGGCGCGATGCCAGGGTGACGAAGATCTGGGCCGGCTCGAACGAGATCATGAAGATGCTGATCGGCCGCGACCTGGGCCTCTGATCGGAAACCGGGCACAGGGCGCGACCTGGGCCGGTACGGTCGTGAGGAGATCAGCCTCGGCAGCTCCCGGGATCTCGCCCCGTCACCTTGTCCCTGAGGAGCACCATGGCCCGGACCGTCCCAATCGTTCTCGCCCTCGCGCTGTCGGCGTTCGCCGGCTGCTCTGCATCGGTCGGCTCGGACTCGGTCTCCGGCAATGACCTGGCCAAGCAGGTGTCGAGTCAGCTCGCCAAAAAGGTCGGCCAGGTCCCGGACAAGGTCACCTGCCCGTCGTTGAAGGCGAAGGTGGGGGCGAAGGCCCGCTGCACCCTCACCGACGGCGCCCGCGAGTACGGCGTGTCGGTGACGGTCACCAAGGTGAACGGCTCCGATGTCAACTTCGACATCCAGGTGGACAACACCCCGAAGTCGTAACCCGCTCCATCCGGCACCTTCCGCGGACGGCAGACTGCAAGGGTGCGGATGTTCGTGGCAGTGGTTCCCCCGGAGGGGGCGGTCGAGGACCTCGACGGCTTCCTCGAGGTACGACGCGGAGCAGCCGACTTCCGGTGGACCTCGGCGGACCAGTGGCACCTGACCCTGGCCTTCATGGCCGACCTGGCCGAGCGCAAGCTGGACGACCTTGTCGCCCGGCTCGGCCGTGCGGCCGCGCGTCGGCACCCGATGGCCTGCCGGTTCGCCGGGGGCGGAGCGTTCCCGAATGCCGCGCGTGCGAAGGTGCTCTGGGCCGGCGTCGAGACCGATGACCCGGTCGAGCTGAGTCGGCTCGCCACCGGGTGTCGTGCCGCCGCCTCGAAGGCGGGCGCCCCCGTCGACGGCCAACGCTTCCGCGGGCACCTGACCCTGGCCAGGATCGGGCACCCGGTCGAGGCGACCCGGTGGGTGCGGTTGCTGGACGGCTACCGCGGACCGGAGTGGACGATCGACCGGATCGCCCTCGTCGAGAGCCACCTCGGCGAAGGGCCGAGGCGTCGCCCGCGCCACGAGGTGCTCGAGACCTTCGACCTGGGGGCCACCGGATGAGGGTCCATCGGGTCGGGCTGTCGACGATGAAGGGCGCCCGGCACGAGGAGCGTGACGAGGTCGAGCTCGCCGCGAGCGGGCCGGTCGACGACCGGATCCTCTGCGTGGTCGACGTCGAGTCCCGCGCGGTGCTGCGCACGGTGGCCAACCCCATGCTGCTCCGGACCCGGGCGCACTGGAGCGATCCCGTCCTCCGTCTGGAGCTGCCCGGCGGCGAGGTGACCGGCGAGCTCGACCCGGGTGAGGTGCTGGACTTCGACTACTGGGGTCGCCGGCCGGCCCTGCGTCTGCAGAGCAGCGTCCACGCGGCCGCGCTCTCGGACCTCCTCGGCCTCCCGGTCCGGCTGGCGCGGGTCACCACCCCCGCCGACGTCGTGTACGGCGCACCGGTGACGATCGTGACCACCAGCGATCTGGCCGAGCTCGGGTCGCGGGCCGGCGTACCCGACCTGCTCGGGGAGTTCGCACGGTTCCGCGCCACCCTGACCCTCGACGACGGCAGCGATCCGCTCCCGACCGACGCCACCGGAGTCCGCGTGCAGGTCGGGACGGCGACGATCGAGCTGCTCCGACCGATCCCGCGCTGCGCCGTGATCGACCTGGATCCGTGGACCGGGCAACGCAATCGACACCTGCTGGAAACCTTGGCGGGATATCGTCGAGAGGCCGGTGAGATCTGGTTCGGACACTATGCCCGGGTCGTCTCGCCCGGCCGGTGCGCCGCCGGTGACCGCGTTCGACTTGTCGATCCGAGAGAGTGACGATGTCCTACCTGCTGCGTGTGCAGCTGCCCGACGTGCCCGGATCTCTCGGCCGCCTGGCGTCCGCCGTCGGCATGGCCGGCGGCAACATCGACGCCATCGAGATCGTCTCCCGCGACGGCGGGCTCGCCGTCGACGATGTCTTCCTGGCCGCCGACGGCGGGGTGATGCCGGACAGCATCGTGTCGGCCTGTCAGCAGATCGAGGGCGTGACGGTCCTGTGGATCTCGCGGTACGCCGCCGGCACGAACCTCTTCCTCGACCTGGAGGCGGTCGAGTCGATGACCGAGGACCCGGCCACCGCCGCGAACACGCTCGTCGACCTGGTCCCCGACGTGTTCCGTGTCGACTGGGGTCTGCGGATCCGGCGTACCGATGAGGGCATGGAAGTTCTGCACCGGACATCCGCCGCGCCCTCCGAGTTGCCCCAGGACATCGAGTGGCCCGAGGACAAGGTGCACCAGCTCAACCTCGGTGACCTGATCGTCGCGGGCGCGCGGATCGGCGGCGACGAGGCGATCGTGATCGCCCGACGTGGCGGCCCTGTCTTCTTGGAGTCCGAGCTCGCTCGCCTCAGGCACCTCGCCGCGCTGGCAGCCTCGATCAGTCGCTGAGCGCAGACTGCCTCGCCCCATCCTCGCTCAGCCCGAGCACCCGCCGACCTGCGCGACGTCGCCGTCGACCCGCCAGCGGCCATGGTCGCGGAAGTGCCAGGCCGAGCAGTAGTAGAAGCTCAGCAGCGACCCACGATGCAGGGTCACTGGTGACCAGCGGCCGTGGCCCACGGGCTCGAGGTAGCGGAACGCCGTACCGGTGAGGGCCTGGTCGTTGTCGCGATGCTTGAGGTAACGGTCCAGCCACGCCTGTGTGTAGTGGCTGGCGAGGTCCTGGCCGTACCGGCTCGCAGGCAGCACCAGCGGGATGTCGGTGTACTCCAGGTGCGTCGATGCACGGGGTACGACGAGCATCGTGTCCAGTCCACGGCTGGCCCACGCGTCATAGCCCGTGCGTCGCTCGCGCATCGGGTCCGGGCCTTGCGGTGAGGGACCCGGCACCAGCGACGAGCCGCCGCTGAGCTGCCAGGGCGTGACCGTGAAGCCGTACTCGGACTGCACCGCGAGCGCCGGGACCTTCGGTCGGTTGCCAGCCCCGTCGAGCGCGCCGGTCGAGTCCGGCCCGGTGAGCTTGTCCAGCGCGACGACGGCTTCGACGCGCTTGTCGATGCCCTGCACCTTCGACACCGCGGCGGCGCCGAGCGAGTGTCCGATGATCGCGATCCGGGTCGTGCGCCCCGCAGTGACCGTGCGCCGGTCGGGAGTGCGGTTCCAGGATCGCCAGTAGGGGTTGAACGCGTCGACCTTCGCGGCCGCGGCGCGCGGGTTCGGATAGTGACGGCGCGGGTCTGAGGTGAAGAAGCTGAGCGCGTCCCGGGTGCCGACCACGAAGTTGGCGAGCTGCTGGAAGGGCACGCCGGGGCACGGGGTCATCTCACCGGCGAGCGGCTTGGAGAGGACGTTGCAGAACGGCAGGGCGGAGCCCGAGGTGTGCGGCAGCGTCTCGCTGGTGCCCTGACCCTGGACGTCGTAGGTGAGGACGACGTAGCCACGCTCGGCCAGGTCCTCCGCGAGCCAGCGATACATCCCCTCGCTTCCCTGCACGGACCCCTCGGTGATGACCACGCCCGGGAACGGGCCACGCAGCCGACGGTGGCTGTAGGGGTCGCGGGCGTGCGGCATCGGACGGTAGACGGTGCCATGCAGCAGCGCGCCGTACCTGTCGGTGAAGGCCACCTTCTGCATCTGCCCGCGGGTCCCCGCCCAGCCCGCGCGCAGCGGGTTGCCGACGTTCCAGCCCGGCACCAGGGCCCCGGTGGTGAGCTCGGGGTGCGTGGGCGTCGCGGCCTGCGCGAGCAGCTGTGCGGTGCTCGTCGCGTTGCCCTGCGCGATCAGAGCCGGCAGGTACGCCGGGTTGCGCAGCTGACCGCCCGGTCCGGTGATCCGGCCATAGGCCGCGGCGATGTTCTGCAGGTCACGCAACTCATACGCCGCAGAGCCCGGCTCTGGCTTGGCGACGGCGTGGGCCGGCGCAGCGGTCAGCAGCAGACCGGCGATCGCAAGCCCGACTGCGGCTGTCCGTGGGTGCACTCAATCCCAACGACCGTCCACCCGAGGGAGTGACGCCGGCGCTCAGTTGCCGGATTCACCCTTCACCAAGACTCCGAGGACCTATCGTGGCTCGTGGCCCCGACGTAGTCCGGGCACACGAGTCGAGCACGTGTTTCGGAGCAGCCGATGAGCTCACCAGCCGAGCGCCTGTGCACGGCCGCCGAGGCCGCGATGGCGGCTGGTGAGGTTCGTCAGGCGGAGGCGCTGGTGACGGACGCGCTCACTGAGGTGTCCAACCTCGAGGACCGCGTGCGTGCCCGCTGCACGCAGGCACGCCTCGCTCTGCTCGCCGGGCGAGAGACCACCGACCTGATCGCGCTACTGCGCCGCGAGGCAGGTGAGGTGATCGACACCGATCCGACGGCGGCGCGAACGCTGCTGGTCCAGGCGGTGCTGTTGATGCTCTACGCGTGGCGGCCCGACACCGTGCCGGTCGCCGAGCAGGCGTTCGCCCTGGTGGAGCCCGCCGACGAAGCCATGCACGCCCGGGTCGAGACGATGCTTGGCCTGGCGCTCGTCGTGGCCGGGGACCCGGACCGGGCCCTGGGGCACCTCTCCCGGAGCACCGAGCTGCTGCGCATCGGCGGCCCGCCCCAGGAGATGCTGCAGACCCTGGAGCACGTCGTCGTCGCGCTGGCCGGCATCGAGAGGTACGCCGACGCGATGACCCTGTGTCGGCGCTACGTGCGGGTGGTACGCCGTACTGCCGCCGACGGCCTGCTGCCGACGGTGCTGTGCCTGACCGCCAACACCGCGTTCTTCCTCGCCGAGCTCGACGAGATGGAGGTCGCCGCCTCCGAGGCGCTCAACCTCGCGCGCAGCCGTGGGCTGGCCTCCGGCGAGGCCTTCGCACGCGTCTGCCTGGCGCTGGTGCTGGCGTTGCGGGGCGCCCGCGTCGAGGCAGAGGAGCATGCCCGGGCCGCAGCGGCGGTGCTCGACGAGGTGGGGTTGGCGGTGCTGGTGCCCACGACCTGGTCGGCCCGCGGGCTGGCCGCGCTCGGCCTCGCGGACTGGGACGCGGCCGTCGCGGCCTACGACGAGCTGGCGCGCCTGTTCGCGGAGGTGCCGACGCCGCGCGGTCTGCTGCACTGGCACGCGGATCGCCTCGAGGCGCTGTGGCGCTCGGGCGCGCACGAACGCGCCCGCGAGGCGCTGCGCGTCGCCGAGGACGGCGTGGAGCTGCAGGGACCGTGGGAGCAGGCGGTGGTCACGCGCGCTGCTGCCCTCGTCGACGACACCCCGCACGCCGAGGTGCTCTTCGGCCGCGCGCTGACCCTGCACGAAGACGCTGCCTCGCCCTTCGAGCGGGCCCGCACCCAGCTCTGCTTCGGTGAGTGGCTGCTCGACGCGGGCCGCACCGAGGAGGCCACCGCGCAGCTCGGGGCGGCCCGGGCGGTCTTCGCCGAGCTGGACACGCGAGGGTGGCGGGACCGAGCCGCCGCGCTGCTCGAGCGCGCCTGCTCACCGAAGGTGGCCGACGGTGCACGACTGCGGGTGGTCCAGGACTCGGGTCCGGTGCGCGTTCAGGCCTTCGGGCCGATCACGTTGGTGCGCGACGACCTCCGCGAACGGGTGCCGATGGGCGGGCCGGGTGGGCTGCTGCGCTATCTGGTCGCCGTCGGTGGATCGGCCCACGTCGACAAGGTGATCGACGACCTGTGGCCCGACGCCGAGCTGAGCCGCGGCGGGGAGCGGCTGCGCACGCTGCTGGCCAGGGCCCGTCGCAGGTTCGGGCCGATCGTCGTCCGCGACGGCGCCACGATCCGCTGGGCGTCCGGCGTCAGCGTCGACATCGACGAGTTCGGCGAGCTCGCCCGGCTCGCCCTGTCCAAGGACGATGCCGCCATCGACCATGCCCGGGCGGCCATGGAGCTGGTGCGCGGCGACGTGCTGCCGCTCGAGCGGTACGCCGACTGGGCGGTCGTCGCCCGGGAGCGTCACCGCCAGCAGCGGCTGGCGCTGCTGGACCTGCTCGCCGCCGACCACCTGCGTCACGGGCGGCTCAGCGCTGCCGCCGATCACCTGCGCCGGGCCATCGACGACGAACCCCTGGACGAGTC includes:
- a CDS encoding M15 family metallopeptidase, with the translated sequence MPRLLRLPLVLGLLCVALVTAGCGSAPHQGRDTQPHPSTSAQVSASRAPHRTHRIHRTHRTHRAERTPHRQRSAPGTVPPSWLGTRVLPHQPGGFGRIEPTPKVLRDRRFTLPDTVPMLPGHGFASRIERAPARVLARSTWRPACPVAAADLDWVRLTFRGFDGSRHTGELLVNRTAAADLVRVFHRLWDLRFPLEQMQITTKAEQTAPPTGDGNDTGAFNCRPVRGATIWSEHAYGLAVDVNPFQNPYIKGHLVLPELASAYLDRSWHRPGMILPGGPVVRAFASIGWGWGGSWHSLKDLQHFSANGR
- a CDS encoding FAD-binding oxidoreductase; this encodes MRTNPSTLGRRALLIAGAAGLVAGCSGGPGATVAAPAAGSTPRLPSSPPSSTGPVPWGDLRRHVRGLLRRPGDAGYNRVRRTENPRYDDNHPLAVLTVASASDVAIAVTWARDHGVPVAVRSGGHSYPGWSAGGAPGTGMPSALVLDCRDLDRVAVHPSGTASIGAGAALARVYDVLGNRGRALAGGSCATVGISGLALGGGVGVLTRAMGLTCDAMRSLEVVTADGRLRVVDPDRHPDLFWALRGGGGGHLGVVTSLRFATTAAPTLTTFYLGWPFSAAARVIEAWQDWAPDADPRLWSTLKALGGGAHPGGPTLLLSGTWTGPTGTLDRQLAGLLAHAPAPSVRTTHVRGYHEAMMTYAGCATIPASRCHTGPGGSLTREAFAATSHVGYEALPSAGIAELLGEVERAQSSGLHEAGISMDALGGHVRDLSPTETAFVHRRALMTVQYTATYSGQRGHDASAYVRRFRSTLMPYWGDHAYVNYADRAVRHHRTAYFGANAARLAAVKRAYDPDNFFDQPQGY
- a CDS encoding acyl-CoA dehydrogenase family protein, which codes for MERTIYDADHESFRESVREFLAREVEPHLEKYEQNHGLDREFWRAAGAQGFLGLEIPEQYGGQLEPGAGDYRFNAVLTEELARVNMALASCVGIHADIVAPYLVHLTTEEQRERWLPPYATGELLGAIGMTEPSVGSDLANLRTTAVQDGDSWVINGSKTFITNGFSADLVVVAARTSPEKKAKGISLFGVETANPGFALGRKLDKVGQDESDTAEMSFTDLRVSNDDLIGPLDTGFVSMMQFLPQERLNCAVANLAHARQILDETIQYAKEREAFGQPIGRFQNTQFLLAELVTKADVTQAFIDQCVTAHAAGRLTPVDAAKAKWWSSQVQNEILDHCVQVHGGYGYMNEYRVARAWRDARVTKIWAGSNEIMKMLIGRDLGL
- a CDS encoding DUF4333 domain-containing protein, coding for MARTVPIVLALALSAFAGCSASVGSDSVSGNDLAKQVSSQLAKKVGQVPDKVTCPSLKAKVGAKARCTLTDGAREYGVSVTVTKVNGSDVNFDIQVDNTPKS
- the thpR gene encoding RNA 2',3'-cyclic phosphodiesterase, which codes for MFVAVVPPEGAVEDLDGFLEVRRGAADFRWTSADQWHLTLAFMADLAERKLDDLVARLGRAAARRHPMACRFAGGGAFPNAARAKVLWAGVETDDPVELSRLATGCRAAASKAGAPVDGQRFRGHLTLARIGHPVEATRWVRLLDGYRGPEWTIDRIALVESHLGEGPRRRPRHEVLETFDLGATG
- a CDS encoding MOSC domain-containing protein — protein: MRVHRVGLSTMKGARHEERDEVELAASGPVDDRILCVVDVESRAVLRTVANPMLLRTRAHWSDPVLRLELPGGEVTGELDPGEVLDFDYWGRRPALRLQSSVHAAALSDLLGLPVRLARVTTPADVVYGAPVTIVTTSDLAELGSRAGVPDLLGEFARFRATLTLDDGSDPLPTDATGVRVQVGTATIELLRPIPRCAVIDLDPWTGQRNRHLLETLAGYRREAGEIWFGHYARVVSPGRCAAGDRVRLVDPRE
- a CDS encoding ACT domain-containing protein, yielding MSYLLRVQLPDVPGSLGRLASAVGMAGGNIDAIEIVSRDGGLAVDDVFLAADGGVMPDSIVSACQQIEGVTVLWISRYAAGTNLFLDLEAVESMTEDPATAANTLVDLVPDVFRVDWGLRIRRTDEGMEVLHRTSAAPSELPQDIEWPEDKVHQLNLGDLIVAGARIGGDEAIVIARRGGPVFLESELARLRHLAALAASISR
- a CDS encoding alpha/beta hydrolase family protein, with the translated sequence MHPRTAAVGLAIAGLLLTAAPAHAVAKPEPGSAAYELRDLQNIAAAYGRITGPGGQLRNPAYLPALIAQGNATSTAQLLAQAATPTHPELTTGALVPGWNVGNPLRAGWAGTRGQMQKVAFTDRYGALLHGTVYRPMPHARDPYSHRRLRGPFPGVVITEGSVQGSEGMYRWLAEDLAERGYVVLTYDVQGQGTSETLPHTSGSALPFCNVLSKPLAGEMTPCPGVPFQQLANFVVGTRDALSFFTSDPRRHYPNPRAAAAKVDAFNPYWRSWNRTPDRRTVTAGRTTRIAIIGHSLGAAAVSKVQGIDKRVEAVVALDKLTGPDSTGALDGAGNRPKVPALAVQSEYGFTVTPWQLSGGSSLVPGPSPQGPDPMRERRTGYDAWASRGLDTMLVVPRASTHLEYTDIPLVLPASRYGQDLASHYTQAWLDRYLKHRDNDQALTGTAFRYLEPVGHGRWSPVTLHRGSLLSFYYCSAWHFRDHGRWRVDGDVAQVGGCSG
- a CDS encoding bacterial transcriptional activator domain-containing protein, which translates into the protein MSSPAERLCTAAEAAMAAGEVRQAEALVTDALTEVSNLEDRVRARCTQARLALLAGRETTDLIALLRREAGEVIDTDPTAARTLLVQAVLLMLYAWRPDTVPVAEQAFALVEPADEAMHARVETMLGLALVVAGDPDRALGHLSRSTELLRIGGPPQEMLQTLEHVVVALAGIERYADAMTLCRRYVRVVRRTAADGLLPTVLCLTANTAFFLAELDEMEVAASEALNLARSRGLASGEAFARVCLALVLALRGARVEAEEHARAAAAVLDEVGLAVLVPTTWSARGLAALGLADWDAAVAAYDELARLFAEVPTPRGLLHWHADRLEALWRSGAHERAREALRVAEDGVELQGPWEQAVVTRAAALVDDTPHAEVLFGRALTLHEDAASPFERARTQLCFGEWLLDAGRTEEATAQLGAARAVFAELDTRGWRDRAAALLERACSPKVADGARLRVVQDSGPVRVQAFGPITLVRDDLRERVPMGGPGGLLRYLVAVGGSAHVDKVIDDLWPDAELSRGGERLRTLLARARRRFGPIVVRDGATIRWASGVSVDIDEFGELARLALSKDDAAIDHARAAMELVRGDVLPLERYADWAVVARERHRQQRLALLDLLAADHLRHGRLSAAADHLRRAIDDEPLDESRRARLAEILIRGGDRVGALAVLSDAERAADELGVPVSPVVRDLRRRVAEGGEPA